The genomic segment TTTTTAGCACTTTTAAAAAGCTCATCCAAGGCCTCTTTTGCAGGCTTATCGGTGCTAAAACTAAGCCCATCAAGAAAAAACTCACGCTCATAGTCTTTTATCTTAAATAAATTCGCTTTTAGAGCATTTGCCTTAGCAAAGTTTTTAGCACAAAGGCTTTCTATTTCTTCTTTCTTTGGCAATTTTTCTAGCAAAGCGTTAATATTTGCGATTTTTTTATCCACACTTGCGATTTTGCTTTGTTTTAGCGTGTTTAGGGCTTTGTTTTTTATGCGTCTTGCTTCACTATCAAAAAACTCGTAAAAGTCCTTTATTTCATCGCTTGGAGCTTCTTTTATTTCATGGAATTCTAGATTTGGTAGCACTTTGCCCACCACCACATCACGCTTTGTGTTTTTAAAAAGATGAAGTGCGCCCAAAACTACGCTATGCTCATCAGTTATAATCACATTTGTAAAACGGCCAGTAAACTCAAAAATAAGCTTGCTTTTTAGCTCTTTATACGAGCCTTGTTGCGTGATAGCAAACTCTAATATTCTATTATTTGGCAGGGTTTTTGCGCTAGTGATTTTGGCATTTGTAAGACGCTTTTTTGCTAGCACATCAAAAGGTGCTTTGTATTCTTTGTTTGTGCTCTTTTTTGCGCTATAAATGCTTGAATCACTTTTGCTCATATCAAAGCAAAGAGTAAAGGGCTTGGCATCTTTTTTGCCTTGGAATTCTAGATTTACACAAAGGTCGCTACTGCGCCAAATAGAGCTTATTTTATAGGCATTTTGTTCTAAAAAACTAGCAATTTGATTTAAAATAAAATATTTCATAGTCGCATTATATCAAAAATTTTTGTTATAATCACAAAAAAAAGGGCAAAAAATGAAGCTAGAAAACTACGGATTTAGCGCGCAAGACTTGGGCCTTGCAAAGAGCAAAATACAAAGCTTTAAAGCCAAAAAAGGCGAGGTTTTTTACAATGATTTTTGCTATGGATTTGTAAGCGTGCTAAGTGGCGAGCTAAAGGTCTATGCTAGTAGCGAAAATAGGGAAATCGCGCTTTTTAGCCTAAAAAGTGGCGATGAGTGCTTAGTTTGCGCTGATTGCCTTGATGCTTTTGGGTCTAGAGTTCGCATTGAAGTAGCTAGCGAGTGCGCCTTTGAGAGCTTGCCAGCAGGGCTTTTTAAAGACTTAAAGGCAAAATATCCGCTTTTTGCTAATCACATTTTATCGCTTTTAGCCGGGCGTTTTTACAGCAGCGTTTCTGTGCTAAGTGTGGCGCTTTTTGCGCCTTTAAAAGAGAGAATTTTAGATTTTTTGCGCCAAAACTCGCAAAATGGCGTTTGCACCTGCACTCACGCACAAATCGCAAGCGAGCTAGGTAGCGTAAGAGAGGCGATTTCAAGGGTGCTAAAAGAGCTAGAAAAAGCCGGTATCATACGCCAAAAACGCGGGGAAATCACACTTTTATAAAAATCTTTTGTAACATTATTACTGAAAA from the Campylobacter magnus genome contains:
- a CDS encoding NFACT family protein encodes the protein MKYFILNQIASFLEQNAYKISSIWRSSDLCVNLEFQGKKDAKPFTLCFDMSKSDSSIYSAKKSTNKEYKAPFDVLAKKRLTNAKITSAKTLPNNRILEFAITQQGSYKELKSKLIFEFTGRFTNVIITDEHSVVLGALHLFKNTKRDVVVGKVLPNLEFHEIKEAPSDEIKDFYEFFDSEARRIKNKALNTLKQSKIASVDKKIANINALLEKLPKKEEIESLCAKNFAKANALKANLFKIKDYEREFFLDGLSFSTDKPAKEALDELFKSAKKLRQKAANISLEEQNLNEKKNFLLGLKTAILAESEAENLEVLAPKKRVAKKSVHSDFCEDFYKGEYKISVGKNEKGNAWLLENAKKDDVWFHLQGYKGAHVIIKSNKQKLNDEIIAFASRMCVLFSGHTRGSFQVDFTKRSNIKVVSGAFVNYVDYNTVGVKI
- a CDS encoding Crp/Fnr family transcriptional regulator, with product MKLENYGFSAQDLGLAKSKIQSFKAKKGEVFYNDFCYGFVSVLSGELKVYASSENREIALFSLKSGDECLVCADCLDAFGSRVRIEVASECAFESLPAGLFKDLKAKYPLFANHILSLLAGRFYSSVSVLSVALFAPLKERILDFLRQNSQNGVCTCTHAQIASELGSVREAISRVLKELEKAGIIRQKRGEITLL